The Deltaproteobacteria bacterium genomic sequence GAGAACCTGCGCTTCCACCCCGAGGAGGAGAAGAACGACCCGGGCTTCGCGCGCCAGCTCGCCCGCCTGGCCGACGTCTACGTGAACGACGCCTTTGGGGCAGCGCATCGCGCCCACGCGTCGACCGCGGGCATGGCGCGGCACTTCCGCGAGAAGGCGGCGGGCTTTCTCCTGCTGCGCGAGGTCGAGTTCCTCTCGAGGCTGCTCCAGGCTCCCGAGGCGCCGTTCGTGGCCGTGCTCGGGGGCGCCAAGGTGTCGGACAAGATCGGCGTGATCGAGAACCTCCTCGGCCGCGTCGACGCGTTCTGCATCGGCGGGGCGATGGCGTACACGTTCCTCCGCGCCCAGGGGAAGCCGGTCGGCCGCTCGCGCGTCGAGGAGGACAGGATCGCGCTCGCGCGGCATGCGCTCGAGCGCGCCGCCGACAAGGGGGTACGCGTGCTCCTGCCCCTGGACCACGTGGCGGCCGACCGGATCGACACCGGCGCCCGCACCGCTGTCGTCTCCGCCGATGCGTTCCCGCCCGACCTCCTCGGCGTCGACATCGGTCCGGCCACCACCGAGGCGTTCCGCGCCGAGATCGCCCGGGCACGGACCGTCTTCTGGAACGGCCCGATGGGCATCTTCGAGGTGGAGGCGTTCGGCCG encodes the following:
- a CDS encoding phosphoglycerate kinase, which encodes MRSVADLDVGGKRVFIRADLNVPLADGRIGDATRIDATLPTIRFVLHNGGRPVVASHLGRPQGQRRPELSLAPVAEYLGRALGRRVELAPDCIGEATERLVGGAAGPVVLENLRFHPEEEKNDPGFARQLARLADVYVNDAFGAAHRAHASTAGMARHFREKAAGFLLLREVEFLSRLLQAPEAPFVAVLGGAKVSDKIGVIENLLGRVDAFCIGGAMAYTFLRAQGKPVGRSRVEEDRIALARHALERAADKGVRVLLPLDHVAADRIDTGARTAVVSADAFPPDLLGVDIGPATTEAFRAEIARARTVFWNGPMGIFEVEAFGRGTLAVARALAASRATTVVGGGDSIAALAHAGALASVTHVSTGGGASLEFLEGRELPGVHALDEPATEPLT